One genomic window of Elaeis guineensis isolate ETL-2024a chromosome 2, EG11, whole genome shotgun sequence includes the following:
- the LOC105060576 gene encoding uncharacterized protein yields MATKSYMYQAQVLARKYLLADPIAPYTSVLGGIFMCKMAYDLTQLISPFYYKGYGSLTKIQRIEWNNRGMSSTHAIFITIMSLYLVFYSDLFSDHLEGLVTFRSSNLSTFTLGVSVGYFITDLAMIFWLYPSLGGVEYILHHLLSVSALAYAMLSGEGQLYTYMVLISETTTPGINLRWFLDTAGMKRSSAYLVNGIMMFVAWLVARILLFIYLFYHIYLHYDQVKQMHTFGYLLTFLVPTALFVMNMMWFAKILRGLRKTLAKRQ; encoded by the exons ATGGCAACCAAGTCTTATATGTACCAGGCGCAGGTACTGGCTAGAAAGTACCTGCTGGCAGATCCCATTGCTCCATACACCTCTGTGCTTGGGGGCATTTTCATGTGCAAGATG GCATATGATCTTACTCAGTTAATCAGTCCGTTTTACTATAAGGGTTATGGTTCTCTTACAAAGATCCAACGGATTGAATGGAACAATCG GGGTATGTCTAGCACACATGCCATTTTTATCACGATAATGTCGTTATACTTAGTGTTCTACTCAGATCTGTTCTCTGATCATCTTGAGGGACTAGTTACATTTCGGAGTTCAAATCTGTCCACTTTTACATTGGGG GTTTCCGTTGGGTATTTCATCACTGACCTTGCGATGATATTTTGGCTATATCCTTCTCTTGGTGGAGTGGAATAT ATTCTCCATCATTTGCTTTCTGTAAGCGCATTAGCTTATGCCATGTTGTCTGGGGAAGGGCAGCTATACACATATATGGTCCTCATCTCTGAGACAACCACTCCAGGGATAAATTTGCGATG GTTTCTTGACACTGCAGGAATGAAAAGGTCCAGTgcttatcttgttaatggcatTATGATGTTCGTTGCATGGCTG GTGGCAAGAATATTATTGTTCATCTACTTATTTTACCACATTTATCTGCACTACGATCAG GTCAAGCAGATGCATACCTTTGGTTACCTCCTGACATTTTTGGTGCCCACAGCACTTTTTGTCATGAACATGATGTGGTTTGCAAAGATTCTAAGAGGCCTCAGGAAAACCTTGGCCAAGCGGCAGTGA